The genomic interval TATCAGGTTCAGATTGGTGGCAAGTCATTAGATCGGTGGCAGGGGTGGTTGCATGCCCTCTTCTGTTTGTTTCCACCTTTCTTTGTGAAGTTGAAATGAGAGCCAGGTCATTATTCGAGAGttaaggagaggaggaaaaggtaTTAATGGCTTGATGAAGCACAAAATAGCCACATAGGATAACAGCAGCAAAACCCAGCACAAACGACAACAAAAAGTTCTGAATGGACTATGCATTTCAGATATGAGTATGCCTTCAAAATTAGGGACTCACTTCGAAGTTCCTGAGCATGACTGTGAAGCAAGACTAGATGATGAAACTGTATGCTTTTCCATAGTCCATCAAGTAGACAGACCAAGAATGAAACAAGCAGATGTAACAATGATTACAGACTTTACAATACAAGTATGATGGGAAGTCAGAGAGGCGCCAAACAGTCAAGAGTCATGTAAATCAGCAATTAAGATCATAGAATTTAATGGTGAAAAGGAAGTGGAAGAGATAAGGATAAGGAGGAAGGAGAATTAATGGATGAAAAGTCTCAATAGAATCAAATGATTATCAAAGTCAAAGTACAAGAAAGAACAGGGAAATGAAGATGGTTAGAAAGCAGGGTGGAAAGTTAAACTATCCAGAGGCTACAGTTCCTAATGATGACAACATCAATGGGACGGGTAAAAAGATGTGGCTTGGGGATGGATCCAAATTCATGGAGACAGACCCTTGCCGAGTAGCATTTCTCAGTGACTGTGGTCTATGGGCGAGTAACAGAAGGAATGACCCCAAGAGTACAGCAGGCAAGAGCAGTGGGAGCAGACAGGAGAGTGTGACAGTGAGATAAGTACAAGTCTAAGGCGGTCCAGGGGAGCAATGGGTATGTCAGAATGTCTACAATGCCTGCCTGGGTCACGCTGTCTTCAAAAAGAAAGATGTAACAGTATGACAATCTAGTAAGTGCTAGAAGTTTACGGACAAACGTGAAGGAAAAAACTTACTCAGGAGAGTTCAGATTGAGGCCTAATGTTGTTAAGTCACTTCCTAAAGCGAGATGCACCATTCCTGGGTCTGTCTCCGCCGCCCTGATGAATGTCAACAGCCCAATCATTCCAAATTGGTCCGTCACCATCCCTTGAGGAATGTTAGTAACTCGACCTGgttaagacaaacaaacacagttatttttattttatattaggaGAAGTAgagaaaatgtactttaaaatctCTCTGACATATTTATGGAGTCCCACCATCAGGTAACACCTGGATCCCCTTTTTCTGCTGattattgttttgtgttgttgAACTTTTATCTCCAGGGAATTTGGGTCCGTCTGTACTTGAAGTCGTCTTCCCCGATGTATTCAAATtctagcatgaaaaaaaaaagtgtgacatTAAAATGTGTTAAATACATAAGTTCAAATTTATCAATACCATGCTAATTATTCACTACTATATTTAAAATGGTAGTAATTACCTGTTTTCTATTCAAATATTATGTTCCCATAACTGCCTCATGGTAACCAAATACATACTGTGtctacacataaatatttaaaggataagaaatccagaaaaaatgaggggtttttatttttgaaatctcaGATCAGAGAGCACAGGGTGGGGAAACATAGCAAGTACCCTTTTCTTTCTCAGGGTTTTTATGCTCTGGGGACACACACTTTAGCGAACACTTTTAATACAGCTACATAAAAGAGGAACTACATCTACCACAGCACTTAAAATACTACCAAACAACCTCTGAGATAAACTAGGAatgtataaacttttaaaattcacaCATTTCAATTCTTACCCAACAATCTTCTTTACCATTTTGCTTATTAATACCCcatcacacatacaaaaaaaaaaaaaaaaaaaagctacttgcAGTGAATGGTAGAAGAAATCAACACCCTTGTTAAATCAGGAAGAAGCTGAGTTGGCTGAATCAACACAGGTGTAAAAATGTGTATAAAGATTCTTCAAGGAGAAAACTTACTCAAGAAAAACACAGCTCCTTAGAAGTCTATATTATCAAACTTCATGGGATCCAGCTGACAGGGACTACAATAAAAGTCTAAATTAACTGACAAGTTCAACAGAAATTTGCAAACCTAtatgaaataggaaaaaataggCTATCTTCTAGTTACAAAGCTTTCCACATTCTTCAGAAGTTAGATTATTACAGTGTTCAAAATCACCAGTTCCGTAGGAGTGTCTAGTGACTGCTAACGCAGACCAGTCTAGGGGGAGGAGACGGCCCTCACATCATAAGTCTCAGCCACTTACAGGTTTGCTGTCGTCATTACTTGACGTGGGGTCTTTATAGCTGGAACCAGGTAATGCTGGAAAGTCTTCATTGTGTATTGAGAAGTCCTGGGATTGCTCGTTTGCAGGTTTTGTTACCATTCCAACTATGTAACGAAAATAATCCAGAAAATTATAATTGGATCTATAATACTGTCACACAAGTTATACAAAAAGTTAACTTTGCTCATGATAATATACCAAAGTTTTCTTTAAAGCATGTGAAATGATAATTCAAAATTAGCACTCAGGATAATGATAATTTTGATTTActgatgaaaaaaatcaacatataaaacaatacaagaaaaacaagtaGTTATCCTGCAATTCTGATCTAATGTTATATAAGTGCTTAAAATAGGATTTGATATTGGTAATACTATCCAAAATGCTGGCTTACAGGCTAGCTTTAAATATCTGACTAGATGCCATAAACATGTTAGCtgtcaaatgaaaatgaacacaataaaaaattttaaaaaatgtcagtaTTCTACTTAAAAGTGACTTACAGAGTGAGCAAATTGCAACCAATTATAAAACAATTCcactttatttctcattttcttggaCGCCATGTTACAGATGTAAAACATGCAAGAACTGGGAAATAATCTTCCCACTATACTTGTCATTAGTCAGGCCCTTATTGGAGAACAAAATCCAGTTTGGGGCTCCACAATTCAAGAACGAAATGGAGAAACTAGAGATGGTCCAAGGAGAGCAACGGGAATGTTTAAAGGGATGAAAAAAAGGACCTATGAGGAAAGGTTAGAACATTAGCGTCTGAACTGAGAACCAGGTAGCTAGGTACTCAACTTCCAGGGCAGGGCACACTTGGTTATTTTGGCAAAACAGATTTGGAAGCTTTAAAATGTGATCTATAAAGATTTTCCCTTCACACGTTATTTGTATTCATATTCAGGAAGTACAGAAATCGAAATCCTATtgtaatgaagaaaatatgagttctatttttaaaatagctgatGAATTAACCCATCTAATTACTGACTTGTACTGGTCTCCTACAGGTCTTCCCCCCAAGAAACAATAATGTCATAGAAACAGTAGGGCTACCTTGATATCACAAACTATTTTATGCCTAAGTCTTATGTCTGACTTGCATATGGCTCTCCCCTAACAGTTTTATGCAGCTCTACTAGCCAAACATCTTAACTTCCTAGAGACTGCAGAAGAGAATAATTAGGGGTATTAATGATGGTCAAGAatctataaaaatacaaaatcataaGCACTGGTTATCAAAAGGGACAATCTTCTCAGGAGGACATTTGCTAATTTCTAGAAATATGGGTCACAATGGACAGTGCTAACatgtggtaagctaaagctagaaACATACTAAATATTCTATATAAACAAGATGCTCTCACACCACTCGCTTTCTGAAAAGAATTATCCAGGCTCAGTGTCAACAGTGGGAATCTAGGAAAGACCTCAATGCACTGTCATTATCAATCACCAGGGAGATATTCTCTTCAAAACTGTGAGGTCAGCTAATAAACCAAACTATACAAAGAATCACTTATAGCAAATTAAAGCATAGAGAACTGAATAAATAACTTCTGAATAGCAATATAGGTTTCTGCACAAAATTTTACCATTGGACTTTGTTATCATCGATATATATGGGGAAAAAGTTTTCAAATATGAATTCAGACAAAATAACACTAGCCTGATTTGATAACATAAATATGTATGAacatacacagagacatgcatGTGTTATACATATGACTGTAACCTTCATTTGGCCATCACTAAAAATCTTAATTACCGTAAGGTGCTCTTCCAGCCAAAGGGTTTATTAATGGGGTTGGGTTACCACTTCCTTCCCTTCTATTTCGGTCAGCTAATGCTGGAAAATCTGAAAGGTCCAATCCTGTCACATTTTCACTGCCATCTAAACAATAAGAAATGATACTTATTATTGAttccataaacatttaaaatgagattataaaaaccaaaatataattaGCAACAACAGTGTCTTCTTTTTAATAATGCAGAGTGGTACAACCGGTATCTAACAGTGGTAAGATACTGTGGACTGATTCTGTGACGTGGAATTTCCTAGTAAGTGAGGAAAGCAATATGCAGCCAGGACCTTAAGATACCCAATCCTAGAGACTTAAGATACAGAGGTTGCacattaaccccagcactcgggaggcagaggcaggtgaatctctgtgagttcaaggccaacctggtctacaaagtgagtcccaggacagccagggctacacagagaaaccctgcctcgaaaccccgcgccccaccaccacccccccaaaaaaagaaaaaaattatagcttGTTAGGGAACAAGAAGTAGACTGTTTAGATATAACTGCTCTTTTCATTGAAATTGGATGGATGGGGCTATATCTGGATTACTTTGCACTTCAACAATAAGATAGGATGATGACATTATCTCTTACATATGTCCAGAAAGACTCTGAGGGAAAGTGGACAGAGAACCCCTGAGGACTTCTGTCTTGTACACTATTAGTCTGAGATAAAAATGTGTtctcatgcatgtgtatgttagCTATTTGCAAGAATGGACTCCTCCTATGTCTCAGGAGCATGTGGGAAATACAGGAATGACCAAAACCTAGAGTTTATATTACCTGTTACACAGTAGGCGCTCAATAAATATACTGAAtaaagattttattcattttgaattaGACTGCTACCATTAGAAATAATCATTTAATCTAATTTCCCTATTTTgcctattttaattgttttctctcAACTTTTAATGTTCTTAATCTAGTATTCTAATTTTgaatcacttaattttttttacctACAATTTACCCTAtactataatttttctttaaccTATGGTTCT from Peromyscus maniculatus bairdii isolate BWxNUB_F1_BW_parent chromosome 18, HU_Pman_BW_mat_3.1, whole genome shotgun sequence carries:
- the Cnot2 gene encoding CCR4-NOT transcription complex subunit 2 isoform X8 — protein: MSGFGMNRNQAFGMNNSLSSNIFNGTDGSENVTGLDLSDFPALADRNRREGSGNPTPLINPLAGRAPYVGMVTKPANEQSQDFSIHNEDFPALPGSSYKDPTSSNDDSKPNLNTSGKTTSSTDGPKFPGDKSSTTQNNNQQKKGIQVLPDGRVTNIPQGMVTDQFGMIGLLTFIRAAETDPGMVHLALGSDLTTLGLNLNSPENLYPKFASPWASSPCRPQDIDFHVPSEYLTNIHIRDKLAAIKLGRYGEDLLFYLYYMNGGDVLQLLAAVELFNRDWRYHKEERVWITRAPGMEPTMKTNTYERGTYYFFDCLNWRKVAKEFHLEYDKLEERPHLPSTFNYNPAQQAF